A single region of the Neodiprion pinetum isolate iyNeoPine1 chromosome 5, iyNeoPine1.2, whole genome shotgun sequence genome encodes:
- the Zw gene encoding glucose-6-phosphate 1-dehydrogenase isoform X2: MDHLEGTHFDGSIPHIFVILGASGDLAKKKIYPTLWWLFRDNLLPKTTTFFGYSRSKLTVKSIRENCHKYMNVKPEEAGKYEEFWSLNHYVSGKYDVRRDFELLNQELEKFEKPAAAHRLFYLALPPSVFEESTSHIRSTCMAGKGWTRIIIEKPFGRDAASSEQLSNHLASLFKEEQMYRIDHYLGKEMVQNLMTLRFGNRIFSPTWNRDSVASVQISFKEPFGTQGRGGYFDEFGIIRDVMQNHLLQILSLVAMEKPASCHPDDIRDEKVKVLRCISPLELDDVVLGQYVGNPNSDVPDARMGYLDDPTVPAGSNTPTYAMAVVKINNERWDDVPFILRCGKALNERKAEVRIQYRDVPGDIFDGKPKRNELVIRLQPGEAIYIKMMTKSPGITFDMEETELDLTYGSRYKELKLPDAYERLILDVFCGSQMHFVRSDELAEAWRIFTPLLHRIEKENIQPIPYEYGSRGPKEANEKAKENNFKYYGSYKWVKPDHQ; this comes from the exons ATGGATCACCTGGAAGGAACACACTTTGACGGCTCGATAcctcatatttttgtaatactTGGAGCATCT GGTGACTTGGCGAAGAAGAAGATCTATCCAACTTTGTGGTGGCTGTTCAGGGACAACCTGTTGCCAAAAACGACGACATTCTTTGGATACTCGCGCAGTAAATTGACAGTGAAAAGCATTAGGGAAAACTGCCACAAGTATATGAATGTCAAGCCTGAGGAAGCTGGAAAGTATGAGGAATTTTGGTCTTTGAATCATTACGTTTCTGGAAAATACGATGTGAGACGAGACTTCGAACTGCTTAATCAGGAACtcgagaaatttgaaaaacctgCCGCTGCTCACAGACTTTTTTATTTGGCTCTGCCTCCCTCTGTTTTCGAAGAATCCACATCACACATCAGGAGTACCTGCATGGCCGGAAA AGGCTGGACAAGGATAATTATAGAAAAACCGTTTGGACGTGACGCCGCCTCGTCTGAGCAACTTTCTAACCACCTTGCATCGCTCTTCAAGGAGGAACAAATGTACCGGATAGATCACTACCTGGGTAAAGAAATGGTGCAGAATTTGATGACACTGAGGTTTGGGAACAGGATATTCAGCCCAACTTGGAACAGGGACAGCGTAGCTTCGGTTCAGATTTCTTTCAAAGAGCCGTTTGGGACTCAGGGAAGAGGCGGGTACTTCGACGAGTTCGGCATCATAAGAGACGTCAtgcaaaatcaccttcttcaGATACTATCCCTGGTGGCGATGGAGAAACCCGCTTCTTGCCATCCGGATGACATTAG AGATGAGAAAGTCAAGGTATTGCGATGCATAAGTCCCCTCGAATTGGACGACGTTGTGCTCGGTCAGTATGTTGGCAATCCCAACTCCGACGTTCCCGATGCCAGAATGGGATACCTGGACGATCCTACCGTTCCTGCTGGTTCAAACACCCCAACCTATGCCATGGCGGttgtaaaaattaacaacGAAAGATGGGACGACGTGCCGTTCATCCTGAGGTGTGGAAAAG cATTGAATGAGCGCAAAGCAGAGGTTCGAATTCAGTACAGAGATGTGCCTGGAGATATATTCGATGGTAAGCCAAAGAGAAATGAATTGGTGATAAGGTTGCAGCCTGGAGAAgcaatttatattaaaatgaTGACCAAATCTCCGGGCATAACATTTGACATGGAGGAAACTGAGTTGGATTTGACCTACGGCAGTAGATACAAG GAGCTCAAGCTGCCCGATGCATATGAAAGACTAATTTTAGACGTATTCTGCGGTTCGCAAATGCACTTTGTAAGGAGTGATGAACTCGCCGAAGCTTGGAGAATTTTCACGCCGTTACTTCATCGGATTGAAAAGGAAAACATCCAGCCGATACCTTACGA ATACGGATCACGAGGACCCAAGGAAGCTAACGAAAAAGCGAAGGAAAACAATTTCAAGTACTATGGTTCCTATAAGTGGGTGAAACCTGATCATCAGTAA
- the Zw gene encoding glucose-6-phosphate 1-dehydrogenase isoform X1: MANSTRETTTEQSLAFIRQSLKSATMDHLEGTHFDGSIPHIFVILGASGDLAKKKIYPTLWWLFRDNLLPKTTTFFGYSRSKLTVKSIRENCHKYMNVKPEEAGKYEEFWSLNHYVSGKYDVRRDFELLNQELEKFEKPAAAHRLFYLALPPSVFEESTSHIRSTCMAGKGWTRIIIEKPFGRDAASSEQLSNHLASLFKEEQMYRIDHYLGKEMVQNLMTLRFGNRIFSPTWNRDSVASVQISFKEPFGTQGRGGYFDEFGIIRDVMQNHLLQILSLVAMEKPASCHPDDIRDEKVKVLRCISPLELDDVVLGQYVGNPNSDVPDARMGYLDDPTVPAGSNTPTYAMAVVKINNERWDDVPFILRCGKALNERKAEVRIQYRDVPGDIFDGKPKRNELVIRLQPGEAIYIKMMTKSPGITFDMEETELDLTYGSRYKELKLPDAYERLILDVFCGSQMHFVRSDELAEAWRIFTPLLHRIEKENIQPIPYEYGSRGPKEANEKAKENNFKYYGSYKWVKPDHQ, from the exons ATGGCGAACTCAACGAGAG AAACAACGACTGAGCAAAGTCTAGCTTTCATCAGGCAGTCTTTGAAATCCGCTACGATGGATCACCTGGAAGGAACACACTTTGACGGCTCGATAcctcatatttttgtaatactTGGAGCATCT GGTGACTTGGCGAAGAAGAAGATCTATCCAACTTTGTGGTGGCTGTTCAGGGACAACCTGTTGCCAAAAACGACGACATTCTTTGGATACTCGCGCAGTAAATTGACAGTGAAAAGCATTAGGGAAAACTGCCACAAGTATATGAATGTCAAGCCTGAGGAAGCTGGAAAGTATGAGGAATTTTGGTCTTTGAATCATTACGTTTCTGGAAAATACGATGTGAGACGAGACTTCGAACTGCTTAATCAGGAACtcgagaaatttgaaaaacctgCCGCTGCTCACAGACTTTTTTATTTGGCTCTGCCTCCCTCTGTTTTCGAAGAATCCACATCACACATCAGGAGTACCTGCATGGCCGGAAA AGGCTGGACAAGGATAATTATAGAAAAACCGTTTGGACGTGACGCCGCCTCGTCTGAGCAACTTTCTAACCACCTTGCATCGCTCTTCAAGGAGGAACAAATGTACCGGATAGATCACTACCTGGGTAAAGAAATGGTGCAGAATTTGATGACACTGAGGTTTGGGAACAGGATATTCAGCCCAACTTGGAACAGGGACAGCGTAGCTTCGGTTCAGATTTCTTTCAAAGAGCCGTTTGGGACTCAGGGAAGAGGCGGGTACTTCGACGAGTTCGGCATCATAAGAGACGTCAtgcaaaatcaccttcttcaGATACTATCCCTGGTGGCGATGGAGAAACCCGCTTCTTGCCATCCGGATGACATTAG AGATGAGAAAGTCAAGGTATTGCGATGCATAAGTCCCCTCGAATTGGACGACGTTGTGCTCGGTCAGTATGTTGGCAATCCCAACTCCGACGTTCCCGATGCCAGAATGGGATACCTGGACGATCCTACCGTTCCTGCTGGTTCAAACACCCCAACCTATGCCATGGCGGttgtaaaaattaacaacGAAAGATGGGACGACGTGCCGTTCATCCTGAGGTGTGGAAAAG cATTGAATGAGCGCAAAGCAGAGGTTCGAATTCAGTACAGAGATGTGCCTGGAGATATATTCGATGGTAAGCCAAAGAGAAATGAATTGGTGATAAGGTTGCAGCCTGGAGAAgcaatttatattaaaatgaTGACCAAATCTCCGGGCATAACATTTGACATGGAGGAAACTGAGTTGGATTTGACCTACGGCAGTAGATACAAG GAGCTCAAGCTGCCCGATGCATATGAAAGACTAATTTTAGACGTATTCTGCGGTTCGCAAATGCACTTTGTAAGGAGTGATGAACTCGCCGAAGCTTGGAGAATTTTCACGCCGTTACTTCATCGGATTGAAAAGGAAAACATCCAGCCGATACCTTACGA ATACGGATCACGAGGACCCAAGGAAGCTAACGAAAAAGCGAAGGAAAACAATTTCAAGTACTATGGTTCCTATAAGTGGGTGAAACCTGATCATCAGTAA
- the LOC124220166 gene encoding small ribosomal subunit protein mS37, with product MKITSLLRGARTPQNPLKVPFQPILPIHLRDKVSGKGEKTADVSCLQEMALLFSCLAENEFKESFCPKEVESFQSCYKTNLAKRFQKKQEEAQGGIGRNVGSISSATVNRLLRRFPSL from the exons ATGAAGATCACATCCCTGCTGAGAGGAGCTCGGACACCGCAAAATCCACTAAAGGTACCTTTTCAACCGATTCTCCCAATACATTTGAGAGACAAGGTATCcggaaaaggagagaaaacaGCAG atgtTTCGTGTCTGCAGGAAATGGCCTTACTTTTTAGCTGTTTAGCAGAAAATGAATTCAAGGAGTCATTTTGTCCGAAAGAAGTAGAGAGTTTCCAGTCGTGCTACAAAACAAATTTGGCAAAAAGATTCCAAAAGAAACAGGAAGAAGCGCAAGGTGGCATTGGAAGAAATGTCGGATCCATATCATCAGCTACAGTTAATCGTCTTCTGCGACGATTTCCGTCTCTTTAA
- the Galphai gene encoding guanine nucleotide-binding protein G(i) subunit alpha isoform X2 — protein MRIIHETGYSKEECEEYKPVVYSNTIQSLMTIIRAMGQLRIDFADPNKVDIARQFFTLASAAEEGDLTGELVLLMKRLWQDAGVQLCFTRSREYQLNDSAAYYLNALDRIAQPHYIPTQQDVLRTRVKTTGIVETEFSFKGIDFKMFDVGGQRSERKKWIHCFEGVTAIIFCVALSGYDLVLAEDEEMNRMIESMKLFDSICNSKWFVDTSIILFLNKKDLFEDKITRSPLTICFPEYKGPNTYEDCASYIQMKFENLNKRKDRKKIYTHFTCATDTNNIQFVFDAVTDVIIKNNLSNCGLLLS, from the exons ATGAGAATCATTCATGAAACCGGGTACAGTAAAGAAGAATGCGAAGAATATAAACCGGTTGTTTATAGCAATACTATACAGAGTCTGATGACAATTATCAGAGCCATGGGTCAGCTAAGAATTGATTTTGCAGACCCAAATAAGGTG GATATTGCTAGGCAATTTTTCACTCTAGCATCGGCAGCAGAGGAGGGTGACCTGACGGGAGAGCTAGTTTTATTAATGAAGAGATTATGGCAGGACGCAGGAGTACAACTTTGTTTCACACGTAGTAGAGAATATCAGCTCAATGATTCGGCGGCATATTACCTCAATGCTCTTGATCGCATTGCCCAACCCCACTACATACCGACACAACAGGATGTTCTCAGGACCAGAGTCAAAACGACAGGAATCGTTGAAACGGAGTTTTCGTTTAAAGGGATTGACTTCAA AATGTTTGATGTTGGTGGACAAAGATCAGAACGTAAAAAATGGATTCACTGCTTCGAGGGGGTAACAGCGATAATATTCTGCGTTGCACTGAGTGGTTACGATTTAGTCTTGGCCGAGGATGAGGAGATGAACAGGATGATAGAATCAATGAAGTTGTTCGATTCGATATGTAACAGTAAATGGTTTGTCGATACGTCGATAATTCTGTTTTTAAACAAGAAAGATCTGTTTGAGGATAAAATAACGAGGAGCCCTTTGACCATATGCTTTCCTGAATATAAAGGGCCGAATACATACGAAGATTGCGCATCATacattcaaatgaaatttgaaaacttgaacaaaagaaaagaccgtaaaaaaatatacacgcaCTTCACATGTGCGACTGACACCAATAACATTCAATTCGTATTTGATGCTGTGACTGATGTTATAATTAAGAACAACTTGAGTAACTGCGGCTTATTATTAAGCTGA
- the Galphai gene encoding guanine nucleotide-binding protein G(i) subunit alpha isoform X1: MGCAVSTTGDKEAAERSKKIDKDLRMDGERAASEVKLLLLGAGESGKSTIVKQMRIIHETGYSKEECEEYKPVVYSNTIQSLMTIIRAMGQLRIDFADPNKVDIARQFFTLASAAEEGDLTGELVLLMKRLWQDAGVQLCFTRSREYQLNDSAAYYLNALDRIAQPHYIPTQQDVLRTRVKTTGIVETEFSFKGIDFKMFDVGGQRSERKKWIHCFEGVTAIIFCVALSGYDLVLAEDEEMNRMIESMKLFDSICNSKWFVDTSIILFLNKKDLFEDKITRSPLTICFPEYKGPNTYEDCASYIQMKFENLNKRKDRKKIYTHFTCATDTNNIQFVFDAVTDVIIKNNLSNCGLLLS, translated from the exons ATGGGATGCGCCGTTAGCACTACCGGCGACAAGGAGGCTGCCGAGAGGTCTAAGAAAATTGACAAAGATCTCAGAATGGATGGCGAACGCGCTGCCAGCGAGGTCAAACTCCTACTTCTTG GTGCTGGAGAGTCCGGAAAATCGACGATCGTTAAACAGATGAGAATCATTCATGAAACCGGGTACAGTAAAGAAGAATGCGAAGAATATAAACCGGTTGTTTATAGCAATACTATACAGAGTCTGATGACAATTATCAGAGCCATGGGTCAGCTAAGAATTGATTTTGCAGACCCAAATAAGGTG GATATTGCTAGGCAATTTTTCACTCTAGCATCGGCAGCAGAGGAGGGTGACCTGACGGGAGAGCTAGTTTTATTAATGAAGAGATTATGGCAGGACGCAGGAGTACAACTTTGTTTCACACGTAGTAGAGAATATCAGCTCAATGATTCGGCGGCATATTACCTCAATGCTCTTGATCGCATTGCCCAACCCCACTACATACCGACACAACAGGATGTTCTCAGGACCAGAGTCAAAACGACAGGAATCGTTGAAACGGAGTTTTCGTTTAAAGGGATTGACTTCAA AATGTTTGATGTTGGTGGACAAAGATCAGAACGTAAAAAATGGATTCACTGCTTCGAGGGGGTAACAGCGATAATATTCTGCGTTGCACTGAGTGGTTACGATTTAGTCTTGGCCGAGGATGAGGAGATGAACAGGATGATAGAATCAATGAAGTTGTTCGATTCGATATGTAACAGTAAATGGTTTGTCGATACGTCGATAATTCTGTTTTTAAACAAGAAAGATCTGTTTGAGGATAAAATAACGAGGAGCCCTTTGACCATATGCTTTCCTGAATATAAAGGGCCGAATACATACGAAGATTGCGCATCATacattcaaatgaaatttgaaaacttgaacaaaagaaaagaccgtaaaaaaatatacacgcaCTTCACATGTGCGACTGACACCAATAACATTCAATTCGTATTTGATGCTGTGACTGATGTTATAATTAAGAACAACTTGAGTAACTGCGGCTTATTATTAAGCTGA
- the LOC124220160 gene encoding delta(24)-sterol reductase-like isoform X1: protein MLPNVDLLFEHVLINYRWLFAICFLMPLSLGFDVFNHTRNWIVFKLSSAPKFHEKKIRDVQTQVKKWKESGADRQMCTARPGWQTMSFRQPRYKSSMFKVNVNLVDVLEVNVGEQYVRVEPMVTMGQLTATLGPLGWTIPVLPEIDDLTVGGLVMGTGIETSSHKHGLFQHICRAFEVVLSDGSIVRCTKENDPDLFYSIPWSHGTLGFLLSVDIQIVPALKYVKLEYEPVKSLKEACKVFRRQTLKKEDNQFVEGLMFSEERGVIMTGNMVSEADEDLVNRIGRWYKPWFFKHVESKFDGGPRTEYIPLRDYYHRHTRSLFWELQDIIPFGNNPIFRLLAGWMMPPKVSLLKLTQTAATKKLYEENHIIQDMLVPIEHLEDSILKFHQSVQVYPLWLCPFKLTAEPGLVNSRTSDDRMYVDIGVYGVPKVKGFKPVESTRDIEEFVRKVNGYQMLYADTYTTRMEFRKMFDHTLYDKVRDRLQCKIAFPEVYDKVKKTARL from the exons atgcTGCCCAATGTGGACTTGTTGTTTGAGCACGTGCTTATCAATTATCGATGGTTGTTCGCGATTTGTTTCCTTATGCCACTGTCCCTCGGCTTTGATGTATTCAACCACACGCGAAATTGGATAGTATTTAAGCTGAGCAGTGCTCCTAAATttcacgagaaaaaaatacggGATGTACAGACACAG gttaaaaaatggaaagagaGTGGAGCAGACCGGCAAATGTGCACGGCACGTCCAGGATGGCAAACAATGAGCTTCAGGCAGCCGCGATACAAATCTTCCATGTTCAAGGTGAACGTCAACTTGGTAGACGTCTTAGAAGTGAACGTCGGAGAGCAG TATGTACGAGTCGAGCCGATGGTGACGATGGGTCAGCTGACGGCAACTTTGGGTCCCTTAGGATGGACGATACCTGTCTTACCCGAAATTGATGATTTGACAGTCG GTGGCTTGGTTATGGGAACGGGAATCGAGACGAGTTCGCACAAGCACGGTTTGTTTCAGCATATCTGCCGAGCCTTCGAAGTCGTCCTTTCCGACGGTTCGATCGTCAGATGTACGAAGGAAAACGATCCGGATCTCTTCTACTCGATTCCATGGTCCCACGGAACCTTGGGCTTCCTGTTGTCGGTGGACATACAGATAGTACCAGCGTTAAAGTACGTCAAACTTGAGTACGAACCGGTCAAGTCTCTGAAAGAGGCGTGCAAAGTGTTCAGGAGGCAAACCTTGAAGAAGGAAGACAACCAGTTCGTCGAGGGTCTGATGTTCTCAGAAGAACGAGGAGTGATTATGACCG GAAATATGGTTTCCGAAGCGGATGAAGACCTGGTCAACAGAATTGGTCGATGGTATAAGCCTTGGTTCTTCAAGCACGTTGAGAGCAAGTTTGATGGCGGTCCAAGGACGGAATACATTCCACTCAGAGACTACTATCACAGACACACCAGATCGTTGTTCTGGGAGCTCCAGGACATCATACCGTTCGGTAACAATCCGATTTTCAGACTACTCGCCGGTTGGATGATGCCGCCAAAGGTTTCTCTCCTGAAGCTGACCCAAACCGCTGCGACGAAAAAACTCTACGAAGAAAACCACATTATTCAAGACATGCTTGTGCCGATCGAGCACCTAGAAGAcagtattttgaaatttcatcaatctGTTCAG GTTTACCCGTTATGGTTGTGTCCGTTCAAATTGACGGCCGAACCGGGATTGGTCAATTCGAGAACATCGGACGATAGGATGTACGTGGATATCGGTGTGTACGGAGTGCCGAAGGTAAAGGGATTTAAGCCGGTGGAATCGACAAGGGACATTGAGGAATTTGTCCGGAAAGTAAATGGATACCAGATGCTTTACGCGGATACTTACACGACGAGGATGGAGTTCCGGAAGATGTTCGATCACACACTTTATGACAAAGTTAGGGACAGACTGCAGTGCAAAATTGCCTTTCCCGAGGTTTATGACAAGGTGAAGAAAACTGCTAGGCTATAG
- the LOC124220160 gene encoding delta(24)-sterol reductase-like isoform X2, translating into MCTARPGWQTMSFRQPRYKSSMFKVNVNLVDVLEVNVGEQYVRVEPMVTMGQLTATLGPLGWTIPVLPEIDDLTVGGLVMGTGIETSSHKHGLFQHICRAFEVVLSDGSIVRCTKENDPDLFYSIPWSHGTLGFLLSVDIQIVPALKYVKLEYEPVKSLKEACKVFRRQTLKKEDNQFVEGLMFSEERGVIMTGNMVSEADEDLVNRIGRWYKPWFFKHVESKFDGGPRTEYIPLRDYYHRHTRSLFWELQDIIPFGNNPIFRLLAGWMMPPKVSLLKLTQTAATKKLYEENHIIQDMLVPIEHLEDSILKFHQSVQVYPLWLCPFKLTAEPGLVNSRTSDDRMYVDIGVYGVPKVKGFKPVESTRDIEEFVRKVNGYQMLYADTYTTRMEFRKMFDHTLYDKVRDRLQCKIAFPEVYDKVKKTARL; encoded by the exons ATGTGCACGGCACGTCCAGGATGGCAAACAATGAGCTTCAGGCAGCCGCGATACAAATCTTCCATGTTCAAGGTGAACGTCAACTTGGTAGACGTCTTAGAAGTGAACGTCGGAGAGCAG TATGTACGAGTCGAGCCGATGGTGACGATGGGTCAGCTGACGGCAACTTTGGGTCCCTTAGGATGGACGATACCTGTCTTACCCGAAATTGATGATTTGACAGTCG GTGGCTTGGTTATGGGAACGGGAATCGAGACGAGTTCGCACAAGCACGGTTTGTTTCAGCATATCTGCCGAGCCTTCGAAGTCGTCCTTTCCGACGGTTCGATCGTCAGATGTACGAAGGAAAACGATCCGGATCTCTTCTACTCGATTCCATGGTCCCACGGAACCTTGGGCTTCCTGTTGTCGGTGGACATACAGATAGTACCAGCGTTAAAGTACGTCAAACTTGAGTACGAACCGGTCAAGTCTCTGAAAGAGGCGTGCAAAGTGTTCAGGAGGCAAACCTTGAAGAAGGAAGACAACCAGTTCGTCGAGGGTCTGATGTTCTCAGAAGAACGAGGAGTGATTATGACCG GAAATATGGTTTCCGAAGCGGATGAAGACCTGGTCAACAGAATTGGTCGATGGTATAAGCCTTGGTTCTTCAAGCACGTTGAGAGCAAGTTTGATGGCGGTCCAAGGACGGAATACATTCCACTCAGAGACTACTATCACAGACACACCAGATCGTTGTTCTGGGAGCTCCAGGACATCATACCGTTCGGTAACAATCCGATTTTCAGACTACTCGCCGGTTGGATGATGCCGCCAAAGGTTTCTCTCCTGAAGCTGACCCAAACCGCTGCGACGAAAAAACTCTACGAAGAAAACCACATTATTCAAGACATGCTTGTGCCGATCGAGCACCTAGAAGAcagtattttgaaatttcatcaatctGTTCAG GTTTACCCGTTATGGTTGTGTCCGTTCAAATTGACGGCCGAACCGGGATTGGTCAATTCGAGAACATCGGACGATAGGATGTACGTGGATATCGGTGTGTACGGAGTGCCGAAGGTAAAGGGATTTAAGCCGGTGGAATCGACAAGGGACATTGAGGAATTTGTCCGGAAAGTAAATGGATACCAGATGCTTTACGCGGATACTTACACGACGAGGATGGAGTTCCGGAAGATGTTCGATCACACACTTTATGACAAAGTTAGGGACAGACTGCAGTGCAAAATTGCCTTTCCCGAGGTTTATGACAAGGTGAAGAAAACTGCTAGGCTATAG